The DNA window taaataaaacatcatattaaaagataaaattacaaaacaaaaagaaaagaaaagaaaagaaaagataagataaaagggggggggggcaaAAAACCCaaaggaaattttttaaaaaaatcatattaaattatgaaattgaaaagaaaattcaaaagattaaaaaaaaaaggcaaaaaaactcaaatagcCACTAAAAGAAATCATAGACCTATTATAAAAACTCATGTGATGGGCTTAAGAGAGGCTCATAGGTCTGcgtctttatttctttttttgaaagaaaaaaataaatacatggcAGGTCgtttattttctatggaatGTTTCTTTGAGACATATCATAtgttaaaatattgaatgacCATAACTGATTCAACTCATTAATCAGCGGTAAAAACACAAACATCTAAATTCATACCCGAACTATTAGGACCGGGTATGATCGTAAATACAAACATGAACTCCAGCCTCATGCACATCTACGGTTTTAAGTTGTAAACAATGAATAtcaccggccaacaagaataaggagcaacaaatgaTCCAAATGGTTGGAATCCATCTGTACATAACCCACGATATACATTTCATGGTACTATTGAAAATTGAGGATGCACCCTATTAAAATGCTTCCAAGCTTCACCATCAGAAAGTTGCACTATGATTCGATCTATTGCATCATGTAAATGATATCATGCCATGTGCTCAGTAGTCTTTGGAGATATGAACAATCTTTGCATCCTAGGAGTGGTTGGAAAGTATTTTAGTTTTCTATATGCGACAAGACTCCTTCCCTTATCAGTCTTGGGTTTATACAGGCATGCCCGCAATTTCTACACTAGGTAAAATTTGCATTTTCATGGCAGTACAATATatagaagtttggacacatgttaattttctagtatcctaagcCACAAGGTTTCATCATGTATTTAGCAGTATAAAAGTTATCTTTTATCCTATTCCCTTTATGTAAAATACTTCTTGCTTATTCGATAATTATGTCATAATCATCCTCACTAAGCacatgatctgacttgatggtgaaaaCTTATGCaatgaccgataatttactatgatttgtgCACGCATCCCATAATAATTTGTCGAAATcttttaaaagttcaaaaaacttAGTTGTGTCTGTATTTGGTTCATCATCTATAATTAACCAGTGACCTACATAActttgattcattctcattgtaTTTATCGTCATACTcttataaggattactattatcatttacaacttcatgcacgttgctagaagTAGAAGTTGAGCCAGCTATCTTTTCTACCATGATCTTGTAAGGAATATAAGGTTCTCCATGTACAaaccaacacaaaaaaaattttcatgaGCTCTTTTTATAGATGAATCTGGATTGAGAAATCTTTTATTTCTACATCCCTTACATGGATatctaataccgcctccactaATATTCTTTAGATTAGATAGTGCATAATCAATAAAGCCCTTAACTctattacaataattcatcatgTGCAACCCTTTGTGTGAAACTCGATATATCAAAGAACGATCATCAATGACTTATATCAaacatatatagaatattgatgacaacatgtattaattaataatgagaactaaacaaattatcaaTATCCAACTAATTAGCTATCagtggttcaattcaaacttattcaatctattttaataataccctttaatcattatcaattttcaccaaaaattcaaatttctccAAATTTAGTGAAATTATCAACTTAactataaaattgataaaatatgaaacgtattcattaaatatcatattttatgACATTATACTAGTATCATGACCTGTGTCATGAGTTTAGTAACTTATATAattcgggttatttttttatctttttatcaattttattttcttatattaagttaattcaaaatcattaagattatttttaaatagtcaaCTATaccatattatattattaaaataattgtgtattaaatatattaaaatacaataaaatattctagaaatcttttattattaaaatatacataaaaaaattatatttatagtatttaaaaagataaatgatCTGTTTGGCTCTTCTAAAGAGCATTTCCTTGGAGATGCTCTGATAATGGCAACCATCTTTGACTTTTCTCTTCCTCCCTGAGGCGGGTTCCAAGAAGAATAGTAAGACATGGTGCATCTCTCCACCCTATATACTGGGATGCAGGTGCTTACCCGCATCAAAACAACAATGGTAGAGACCAAGAATCAGGAGCATTTTGTTCTAGTACATGGAGCTTGCCATGGGGCTTGGTGCTGGCAAAAGTTCAAAACGCTGCTTGAGTCAGCAAGTAACAGGGTCACGTTGCTTGACCTTGCTGCTTCAGGCGCCAACATGAAGGCAATCCAAGATGTAGAAACACTTGATGAATATACGGAGCCTTTGTTAGAGTTTCTGGCCTCATTACAACCGAAGGAGAAGGTTATTCTAGTAGGGCACAGCCTAGGAGGTTTGAGTTTGGCTCTTGCTATGGAAAAGTTCCCAGAGAAGATTGCTGTTGCTGTTTTCTTATCAGCTTTCATGCCAGATACCACACACAAGCCATCATTTGTCTTGGATCAGGTACTGCTAGAAatattggcaaaaaaaaaatattaataattcttTGAAGTGCTATTTGAAATTATCAATTGCTTCTCAAGTTGAattcttctctatttttttttcccctgaatCTATAAAGTTTAACGAGAGGACCCCGGCGGATTACTGGTTGGACACTCAATTTTTACCATACAGCAGCTCTCAATGTCATCTCACAACAATAGTTTTTGGACCCAAATTCTTATCCTCCAAGCTCTATCAGCTAAGCCCACCTGAGGTACCTTTCTTATCAACATCTTCAAATTCACAGTTACATTAGTTGTGGACTTTATAACATGACAGTTAAAGTagtcttctctcttctttactCCTTTTGATCATGTCAAACCTGGTAGAGCAAGCGCGCTGCAGGTTTTACATGATTACTAAACATGCCTtacttttggatttttcaagGATCTTGAGCAAGCAAAAACTTTGGTAAGGCCAGGATCAATGTTTCTGGATGATTTGTCAAAGGCAAACAGTTTCTCCACGACGGGCTATGGGTCAGTCAAACGAGTATATGTTATCTTTGACAAAGATTTAGCGATACCAGTAGAGTTTCAACGCTGGATGATTGAAAACAGTGCTGTTGAAGAAGTTATGGAAATTGAAGGTGCAGACCATATGGTTATGTTCAGCAAGCCACAAGAACTCTTCCATTGTCTCTCAGAGATAGCAAATAAACATGCTTAAGCTGTCCTTATCAGCACCCTTAGTTATAGTGGTTTGCAGACATATGTATCCATTgagacaaaatagaaaaaagaaaagaaggaaactaGGTTATTTCCAACAATAATGAGTTAATTGCTCACTTGGTCAATAGAATAAAGAGAAGATATGCTACTGTGTGtgtatttttaatgtaaaacgttttatttgttatttttgaattgttaaagGGTTGGTGTCTTTCCATTAATCTATTGCATAGttaaataactttattattcttaaaaacaaataattagttaactatagtttagggtttttttggcattttatattttttatttcagtgtAATTATGATATTACCCTtagattcaaaatttttaaagctTGACATTAGAGGCTAAATCGtaattgaaaagtttttttttttaataatgcttGGGTCTGAAGGGTAGGAAGgtgtttatgaaaaaataaaaaaacctaaaaggctACTAATGCGTGCATTGCATGTATCAGCGCGTTACTGGCTTCGTTATCTTCATAAGGCGTGTGCTGCTTTGCATACGacgattaaaaaattaattctgcCATATCATTCGATTCATCATCAACTTATCGAACCTCTGATACGtcatcaacatctttttttctttttctttttcctcctagAAAGCCATGCCTAACCCTCCACTTTCTCATATTAGCCCTTcaagttccttttcttttgattttgtccttgatttttttatatttattagttttgttttaattcatttatcaaattttcttttgtttttaattgtatcctcatttaatttctttatatatcaaattatatcctcattcttttgattttgttctttttatttgagatagttttttatttttcaattttaccccttcattttttttcttctttcatatttgatgctcaatcttttcgttttcttttcttttttgctttggtgagggttttaatttgagaatattttttattattatttatcattaaacTGATtgacaattgaaatttttaattgaatttttgttttcaatttaaatgtTCATAATACAGCGACAatgagtttcttttttaaaaaaatataaatattctttgttttatgttggaAAACAATTTATCTAGCCTGCATCGCTTCACCAATCTTGTTCTATAgctaaatcaaaatgataattgcaagttgagaataattgggaggcttaacctaatggttagccaaccctttctatatatatatgtagggcaatatacaatagtaatggtggaggTTACCACACAAGAATATGtctacaatattttctatatacaatatttcctatataagtacattctataatatgccccctcaagctgagggtggagGATCAACCCGAAGCTTGAAACGAAAAGCAGTAAACAAAGAAGTAGGAagtggcttagtgaagacatcgGCAAGTTGATCCTAGGAGGAAATAAAACGAATCTGAATCTCCTTCTTTGCAACTCTATCtcggacaaaatgataatcgACCTCAACATGTTTTGTGCGAGCATGAAAAACAGGATTCGCAGACAAATAAGTGGCACCAAGGTTGTCACACCAGATAATAGGAGCAGAAGTAGACGGAATCTGGAGATCTGTTAATAAATACTGAAGCCAGATAACCTCAGCAGTGTCATCAGCTAAGGCTTTGTACTCAGCCTCAATAGAAGAGCGAGCAACTGTGCGTTGCTTACCGGATTTCCACGAAATCGGCGTCTGACCAAAAAACACAAGGTAACCACCCGTAGATTTTCTGTCCTCAACACTGCCTAcccaatctgcatctgtaaaaccatgtaaGGCAAAAGAAGAACTGCGAGTAATATGTAAGCCATGTGATGCCGTACCCTGAAGATAACGCAAGATGCGTTTCACGGCAGcccaatgagaatctgtaggagcatgcataaactgacagactctGTTAACAGCAAAACAAATATCTGGGCGCGTAAAAGTGAGATACTGAAGAGCACCCACAATTTGACGAAAGCGGGTAGCATCAGAAAACAATGGATCTGGCAGAATGGTAGCTTTGGATGTAGAGATAGGGGTATCAACAGGTTTGCAAGATAACATATCAGCCCGAGTGAGGATGTCAAGTATATATTTATGCTGGCAAAGCATAAGACCCATACTAGTAGACTGAACCTCAATACCCAAAAAGTAATGAACAGAACCCAAGTCGCGAAGCTTAAATTCTGAGCTGAGCTCAGTAGCTGAATGAGGCGTTGGAGCAGAAGAGAGTTACTACCcgtaagcagaatatcatcaacatagaccAGAAGATAACAAATATCAGCACCAACAgagaagataaataatgagGTATCCACCTTAGAGGCACGGAAACCAATAGATAACAGGAAATCATTCAGACGAGTGTACCAAGCCCGCGgagcctgttttaaaccatatagagaTTTATGCAATCGGCACACATGAGAGGGGAGAGCAGaatcaacaaaacctggaggttgtttcatgtagacctccTCGTCAAGAACACCATTGAGGAAGGCATTATGGATGTCAAGCTGATGAATTTTCCAACCACACGAAACTGCAATGGAGAAGACTAATCTGACGGTCGCCTGTTTGATGACCGGACTAAAGGTTTCAGAGTAATCAATACCTTCTTGCTGAGTGAAACCTCTAGCAACCAGACGCGCCTTATACCTCTCGATGCTGCCATCAGATCTGCATTTAATCTTGTATACCCACCGACTACCAACAACATTCATGGAGGGATGAAACGGCACTAAGGTCCAAGTTCAGTTTGCACGTAAGGCCTGAATTTCCTCACGCATAGCACTATGCCACACCTCATATCTGTTAGCATCATTAAAAACAAGTGGCTCATGAGAGGGAGGAGAAACTACCCGGCTGAAGGAGACAGCAGAGGCTGCGGCAGTGGCTGTGGACAGCGTTGTCTTGGGCTGCCTTGGACAAAGAACCATGGGATGTTGACTAGCAGCTAGGCATGGAGAACTGTGACCTGTACCTGGAAGAGGCTGAAGAGGATATGAGGAGAGGTCTACACAGAGCTGCAGACCAGCTGGAGAAGCAGTGGAGGGACTGGTCGGCACTGCAGACACTGGTGAGGCTGCTGCAGAACTGGGATGAGCTGATGCAGAACCGGGCTGCTCTGTTGCAGCAGACCTGAGAATATGCACATCCGGTGATGGAGAACCTGTACCTGCACAATGATCATTGGAAAGACAAGCATATGGTGACAGTATGGTAGTGTGGGATGGTGATGAAGGGGTGGCAGAATCAATGGGCAAAGGGGTAGTCTGTTGGGGCCGGTTTGGTAAGTAGTAGGCTGAAAGGATGGAGGAGGGTGCAAGGATGGAAGATAGGTAGGTGGGGTGGGAGGTACCGATGAGGATGTTACTTGTTCAGACTTCGCAAAAGGAAAGACATTTTCATGAAAACGAACATGACGGGAGACATAAATACGATCAGACTCTAAGTCAAGACAACGATAACCAAGATGGGATGAGCTATAACCTAAAAACACACAAGGAGAAGaccaaaaatctaatttatgagCATGATATGGACgcaaaaagggaaaacaaagagACCCAAAAGTACGTAGGAAGTTATAATCAGGAGTGCGTCGAAACAGACACTCAAATGGAGATGTATTTTGGAGAACAAGAGTAGGCATGCGATTAATAAGGTAGACCGATGATTCAAAAGCATAGTTCCAAAATCGCAATGGGGCACTAAATTAGCCTAAAAGGGTTAGGCCAGTTTCGACAATATGTCGATGACGACGTTCAACagtgccattttgttcatgagtatgaggacaaattaaccgatgatgaataccaatggtctgaaaaaatttatttaatttacgaTATTCACcgccccaatcagtttgaatagatttaattttaagagaaaactgACGCTCAACAAGTGTTTGAAAACGTTGAAAAGTGGAAAAAACATCAGATTTCGCAACAAGcggataataccatatatgtttggtatgcgcatcgacaaaaataacaaaatagcggAAGCCATCAGAAGAAAACATAAGGGcaggaccccaaacatcactaaaaattaattcaagtggggcagaagttttgtgacccgtaggTCGTAATGACAAACGGGACGACTTTCCTAAAGGGCAAGCTTGACACTGAGTAAGAGAACGTCTAGAAGTACATACGATTTTATTATCGgaaactaacaaattaaaaatgcGAGGTGTTGGATGACCCAAACGACGATGCCACAGGTCGGCAGTCGCGGAGATGCAAGGAGACCAAAAAGCTTGAGGAACTGACGTGGCAGAAGACTCGGAGAGGACATAAAGGCCATCATGACTCTGACCGGAAAGAAGAACTTCCTTGGTGACGAGATCCTTCACATAAAACATAGAagcgtgaaattcaaaataaacatgattatcaCGACAGAATTTTTGAACAGATAACAACGGTTTGGTAATGTGAGGCACATGGAGAACATTAGATAATGTAAACATGCGTTTTGGGGAATGTAATTTAGTATGTCCAATATAGGATATGCCAAGGCCCTTACcgtcaccaacatgcaaataatcattaccaagatagggTGCAGAATCGGTTAGAGTTCCAAGATCAGGTGTGACGTGTTGATTTGCACCGGTGTCGGGGAACCAAGTCGCAGCAGAGATATTCCCAATAGCAAGATGAGCAGAAGGCTGTGGAGAGCTGCTACGAAACTGGGAACAATGGGGAGCTGTGTGCCCAAAACCGGAGCACAATTGGCAACGTACATGCTGCTGTCCAGACCACTGCCCAGCACTGGAATTGCGCCTGGTTTGCTGCCAGTGGTTTGGTCGCCAATCTGCAGCAGATTGGCCCCTGTTCTTGGGAGGGAAGCAGTTGTTGTGGGGACGCCAATTACCTCTAGAGCGACCCCTGTTGCGGCTGAAGTTGGGGCTGTGATGAGACATAGCATGGTGTGCAGAAAACTGTGGTGTTGGCAGCAGAGGTGGCTATTGcggcagagaagaagaagacagcaGAGAAGGAGCGGCAGCCATGGAATGGAAAGAGTTCTTGTGCATAAATTCATGGGTAAGAAGGTGGCTGTGAAGATCAGCATAGGATAGCGGTTCTGCCTTGGTTATGAGACTCGTTACCAAGTCTTTGAACTTACCACGAAGGCCACGAAACACATAAAGATTGAAATCTTCAAGAGACATGAGGCGACTAGCAGCCGCCAATTCGTCAAATAACGATTTGGCTTGCTGCATGTATAGACTAACCGATGAGTCACCTTGCCAAAGGTCTTGAAAGGAGCAATGGAGTTGCATGATGCGAGAATTAGATGGAGAGGCAAGCGTTTTCTCAAGAGTGCGCCAAACACAATGCGAAGTAGAACAATCTACCACGAGATGCAACACATCCACGGAGAGAAAGGAGAGCAAAgcactcaaaataagttgatcaTGTTGCTTCCAACGAAGAAAAGAAGGGCTGATGATGGAGGAAGAACCAGCAGAACTGTCAAAAATATGAGATGGAGGACATGGCACGGAACCGtcaacaaagtgaaaaacaccttgaccaaggagatatggcttcatctgcattctcTAATAGAGATAATTTGTGTTCGTAAGTTTTAGCGAAACAACTTGGTGAGTGTTCGCTAAAGGAACAATAGCTGTAGCGTGAGTTCCCATGAGAGGTAAAGGAACGACAGGGACTTGGGAGGAAGAATCAGAGACAAGCTCTGCAGGTGGAGGCTGCTGTGGGGAAGAAAGGGCGCCAGCGGCAGCAGCTTGGGGAGGGCTGGCCGGCTGTGCTGCACTACCTGTGGAGAGGGAGAAGTCGGCGGCAGCAGTAGAATCCATGTAGAGAAAGTAAAGAGAGGGTCGGCTGCAAAAGAAGGAAGGGAGAAAAGAGTTCTGACGGcagaaggctctgataccaagttgagaataattgggaggcttaacctaatggttagccaaccctttctttatatataggtagggcaatatacaatagtaatggtggaggttaccacacaagagtatgtctacaatattttctatatacaatattttctatataagtacattctataatagggcgtactaggggtgctaatacattccctttacgcaaccagtcccttacattagaatctctgaaagaccagttaagttttctagtgaccataatattaggtggcgactccaaagaACCAATCaagcaaaacaaatgaaaaatcgATATCGGACGCCGCGCGGGGGACGTGCGACACTACTTATCTTGCGTAAACGGTTCTTATAGCTGGCCATGAAACCAGAATTCAtactttgttgttgttgcatgcACTGTGAGACTGATGGAAACTCAAGACAAAAATAGgtttataaaatttttgaaaggtgtttgatattttatttcttattgctTTGATGAAACGACTACCCAttgttataaaatctaattaaatatttgaagaGTAAAAGAACGAAAgagttttgtttggatttgaaCGAAACAGTCTCTTTGcttattatttgaaattatgtttgattattatttttgaaccGATCAGGTTATGAGAATGAAACAGATTTCctgtaaataaatattataaagttaaTATAATACCCTTATATAgccttatatatatacataaactaGATAAAATGAGTATTTTATGTAGTTACGTGAGATGTTAATTTTCATAAGAATTTACAGAAGAAAGAGTTGCGTTTGTATTTGAGGAGTTAACTTCTCCAAGAACAAGCTATCTTCTTGGTCATATTATTTGAAGTTCTTCAACGAAGAAAGCATGGCTGCTTTTcatcaagaatatatatttttaatcgtTGAATTTCATGTGACTTGACATTTCCCACTTTCAACTTTTCAACAGACGGTACTCTCTATATATACCACCAAGCAACGACATTACTAAGCACAATCAAGGCATTACGAAAATATTACGTACTGTCTAGCAAAACCAAAAgcctttactttttttatagtaCTATCAACCACCAAAAAGAAAGATGGGAGATAGCAACAATCAAACAACGAAATTTGTTTTGATCCATGGTTAAGCTTCAGGAGCTTGGGCATGGTACAAGGTGAAGACAATGCTAGAGGCAGCTGGCCTCTCTGTCACATCCCTTGACATGAGTGCATCAGGGGTGAACACAAAAACACTGGAAGAAGTTGTTACTTTTGATCGGTATAATGAGCCCTTGATCGAGTTCATGGCCAACTTagctgaaattgaaaaggaaaaccTTTTGCAGAGATATGACGGGCAAAACCTTTTGCTTAATTCAACATGGAAAATTCATAGCATTAATGCACATGAAAACATGCAAATGTAAAAGGCATTACCATCATCTCTAACTTTAAATTAACCCTTACACATTTTGTTCTTTCtgttagtttattgaaaatagCCCAGCCGTGGCAGACGGGTGGCAGAGTGTAGTGTCTTCAACCGCGGGATATGAGACATTCATGAAGTCCACTGCTTTTAACCTTGCCTCCCCTGAGGTACGGCTCCTGAATCTGATTACAAATTGATTGTCGATCTTGGACTGATCTGTTTGACTGTAATAACTAGTGTAgtgatgatatatttttcttgtttgcagGATCTCAGTCTCCAAACGCTTTTAAAGAGATCAGGATCATTGTTTCTTGAAAGTCTGGCCAAGGCAAACAAGTTCACGAAGGAGAAATTTGGATCGGTTGTGCGAGATTATGTTGTTTGTACTCAAGATTTATTGGTGGTTCCGTCATTGCAGCGCTTCATGATTGAACACAACGAGGTTAAGGAAGTGATGGAGATTCCGGCAGATCATATGGCAATTGCTTCTAGGCCTAAAGAACTCTGTCAATGTCTTCTGGAGTTCGCACGTAAGCATGCATAGATTGTTGTTAATTGCAACATTTGTATCGAGTTCTAGGCTgcctatatatatgtataataggATGgctattgaaataaaataaagaagagataGATGTTGCCTTCATTTTTAGATTTGctcttatttgtatttattgtatTCTTTTCCAATTATGAATAGTAGACACGATTGATTTCTAGTCTGGCTTGATTTGTTATATTATGTTCTCTGCAGCTTGCACTGTTGTTATCATCCATGCACAACAAACTTGAAACTTTTCGTTAACCAATTATcctcttaattaaaatttataaataatgttgttttaagaaaaatagatcatcaaattttacaaatctAAACGTAGAAGCTTTCATATGAGGGCTAATTGGGTTAATTTCAATAGATGGAGGTAcaattgaaaagttttttttgttttgtggctGAATGAAAAACGGGGTGATACATCCTTTTCCCTTAAAACTATGTGTTAGATACCCTTCTATTTCCTCAAAATTGTgagaaatttttctttctttcactctCTTTTCCTTGTAATAAGCCTATACATGGCCATGAATCTCAAAGGCCAATGCCCTCCAAATAACGTTGAAATATCCACTTTGAATAACcaatacaaatatttaaaacaaaatcaaaagcatcgTTCTGAAAATgtatggttgggctaacctgaaatctcatttggcgatcccctttaaccagaaccaaaatctgtatGGTTGgactaacctgagatcccatccggcgatcccctttaaccagaaccaatatcctgtgtgTGATTGGGCTGACCTGAGATCCTATCTggtgattccttttaaccagaaccaaaatctgtgtggttgggctgacctgagatcccatccggcgattccttttaaccagaaccaaaatctgtgtggttgggctgaCCTGAGATCTCATCCGACaatccctttaaccaaaaccaatattctctgtgtggttgggctaacctgagatcccatacggcgatctcctttaaccagaaccaaaatatgagtggttgggctaacctgagatcccatccggcgatcccctttaactagaatcaaaatcctgtgtgtggttgggctaacctgagatcctatccggcaatcccctttaaccagaaccaatatcctctatgtggttgggctaacctgagatcccatccggcgatcccctttaaccagaaccaatatcctgtgtgtggttgggctaacctgagatcccattcggcgatcccctttaactagaaccaaaatatgtatgtggttgggctaacctgagatcccaataggtgatcccctttaaccagaaccaaaatctgtgtggttgggttaacctgagatctatttggcaatcccctttaaccagaaccaaggctaacctgagatcccatccggcgatcccctttaaccagaaccaatatcctgtgtgtggttgggctaacctgagatcccattcggcgatcccttttaaccagaactaaaATCTGtatgtggttgggctaacttTAGATCCCATTTggtgatcccctttaaccagaatcaAAATATgtatggttgggctaacctaAAATCccatccggcgatcccctttaaccagaaccaaaatctgtgtggttgggctaacctgagataccattcggcgatcccctttaaccaaaaccaatatcctgtgtgtggttgggctcaaggttgttaaaatcgcgattttgacacggcacggaaaatccaaaacaaactcggatcgtaaaaacggatcgtaaaatcgtaaaatcgtaaggaattttaaaatacattaacaaaaaattcatgcttcaaataaaaattcatacatatactatacaattaaatttttcgTAAAATCATTCCATTATtccattaataaaatcaattccaTCATTACTAGACTTGCATTGCAGTGAAGAAGGTGTGAATATCATAATCATCAGTGATATATTACGTGTGgctttgaaaaaggaaaaagaaacgaACTCAATTCAAAAATGTATAAACGCATGAAGCAGAACAATTCTTTGACTAACAATTATATCTATGAATTCCAGCAATTGCAGTGAAGAAGGTGTGAATATCATAATCATCACACATTTTCAATCTAGCTACAAGAGAAACATATTACGTGTGgctttgaaaaaggaaaaagaaacgaattcaattaaaaaatgtataaacGCCTGAAgcagaaaaattatttgattaacaATCATATCTATGAATTCCAGCAAGGTTCATACAACATCTACTCTCCATTATGCTAAACTTctcaagaaaagaaacttaTGACTATATATGAAGGGTTAGCACTGCAACTCAAAGAATCTTGCAGATAAAAAGAAGATGGAAAGCCTAAAGAATGAACAAGCagtacaaataaaaaagtatattagTACTTGATATCAGGATTTTGGACCAATAATCTGTCATGATCTACATAAGTTTGCAGTAACAGTTTCTTATAGGGAGAAGAATCTGATAGCCTTTGTCACAAAGACATTTGCAATGTATCATCAAGCATTCCCCAGTTCTCTTGTCGTCACAGATTCTTCACA is part of the Populus trichocarpa isolate Nisqually-1 chromosome 7, P.trichocarpa_v4.1, whole genome shotgun sequence genome and encodes:
- the LOC7477978 gene encoding salicylic acid-binding protein 2 isoform X2, encoding MVHLSTLYTGMQVLTRIKTTMVETKNQEHFVLVHGACHGAWCWQKFKTLLESASNRVTLLDLAASGANMKAIQDVETLDEYTEPLLEFLASLQPKEKVILVGHSLGGLSLALAMEKFPEKIAVAVFLSAFMPDTTHKPSFVLDQFNERTPADYWLDTQFLPYSSSQCHLTTIVFGPKFLSSKLYQLSPPEDLEQAKTLVRPGSMFLDDLSKANSFSTTGYGSVKRVYVIFDKDLAIPVEFQRWMIENSAVEEVMEIEGADHMVMFSKPQELFHCLSEIANKHA
- the LOC7477978 gene encoding salicylic acid-binding protein 2 isoform X3, whose protein sequence is MVHLSTLYTGMQVLTRIKTTMVETKNQEHFVLVHGACHGAWCWQKFKTLLESASNRVTLLDLAASGANMKAIQDVETLDEYTEPLLEFLASLQPKEKVILVGHSLGGLSLALAMEKFPEKIAVAVFLSAFMPDTTHKPSFVLDQYNERTPADSWLDTQFLPYSSSQSHLTTMSFGPKFLSSKLYQLSPPEDLEQAKTMVRPGSLFLYDLSKANSFSTTGYGSVKRVYVICDEDLAIPEEFQRWMIENSAVEEVMEIEGADHMVMFSKPQELFHCLSEIANKHA